Proteins encoded together in one Impatiens glandulifera chromosome 1, dImpGla2.1, whole genome shotgun sequence window:
- the LOC124919887 gene encoding MLO-like protein 12, translating to MAKKERSLEETPTWAVAVVCFSLVAISIVLEYGLHLIGHWLKKKNKPALCEALEKLKAELMVMGFISLLLTVGQAPISGICVPNNVGRSWHPCEKDKKDEYDDKCIERGQITLVSAYGIHQLHVFIFVLAIVHILYCITTLGIGTLKMRKWKKWEDETKTIEYQYYHDPERFRFARDTSFGRRHLNFWSQSKFLLWIVCFFRQFITSVTKVDYMTLRHGFIAAHLAPQSQINFDFQKYINRSLEEDFKVVVGISPLIWLFAVMFFLTNTHGWFSYLWLPFIPLIILLVIGTKLQLIITRLGLRIQERGEVIKGTPVVQPGDDLFWFKRPRLILLFIHVVLFTNAFQIAFFIWSWYSFGLRSCYHQKIEDITIRLTMGVVIQVLCSYVTLPLYALVTQMGSSMKPVIFGDKIATALKSWRQIAKKNAKNNHSNSNTPFSSRPGTPLHGMSPLHLLRGHDQRHDNSSPGNVESLQNTRRAVANSSNHDDWDDVEMQSSRGGRDVDEFDVRKEYVDREHRLRSMSMDDGLKGRTNQHHDIDIQSKEFSFNKDGPF from the exons ATGGCGAAGAAGGAGCGGTCTCTAGAGGAAACACCAACATGGGCTGTTGCCGTGGTTTGCTTTTCATTGGTTGCAATATCAATAGTATTGGAATATGGCCTTCATCTCATTGGACAT tggttgaagaagaaaaacaagCCAGCTCTATGTGAAGCACTTGAGAAGCTTAAAGCAG AGCTGATGGTGATGGGATTCATATCATTGCTCCTCACTGTTGGACAAGCACCCATTTCAGGAATATGTGTTCCAAATAATGTTGGAAGGTCTTGGCATCCTTGTGAGAAAGATAAAAAGGATGAATATGATGATAAGTGCATAGAAAGG gGACAAATAACATTAGTATCTGCTTATGGGATTCACCAGTTGCATGTGTTCATCTTTGTCTTGGCCATTGTTCATATACTTTATTGTATTACTACTTTGGGAATTGGTACACTCAAG ATgagaaaatggaagaaatggGAAGATGAGACAAAAACAATTGAGTACCAATATTATCATG aCCCGGAAAGGTTTAGATTTGCGAGGGATACATCATTTGGTCGCAGACATTTGAATTTTTGGAGTCAATCGAAATTTCTACTATGGATA GTGTGTTTTTTCAGACAATTCATCACATCCGTGACAAAAGTTGATTACATGACCTTAAGACATGGTTTTATTGCT GCACATTTAGCACCACAAagtcaaattaattttgatttccaaaAATACATCAACAGATCACTAGAAGAAGATTTCAAAGTGGTAGTAGGAATAAG CCCACTTATATGGCTTTTTGCAGTGATGTTCTTTCTGACCAACACCCATG GATGGTTCTCATATCTATGGCTACCATTTATCCCTCTTAtt ATATTACTAGTGATAGGAACAAAGTTACAATTGATCATAACAAGACTAGGGCTAAGAATTCAGGAAAGAGGTGAAGTGATTAAGGGTACCCCTGTGGTTCAACCTGGAGATGACTTGTTCTGGTTCAAACGACCCCGTCTCATCCTTTTATTCATCCATGTTGTCCTTTTCACG AATGCATTTCAAATTGCGTTTTTCATTTGGAGTTGG TATTCATTTGGGTTGAGATCATGTTACCACCAGAAGATTGAAGATATAACCATAAGGCTGACAATGGG TGTGGTAATTCAAGTTTTATGCAGCTATGTCACACTTCCTCTTTATGCATTGGTAACACAG ATGGGCTCCTCTATGAAACCGGTAATTTTCGGAGATAAAATTGCAACCGCGTTAAAATCATGGCGCCAAATAGCCAAGAAGAACGCCAAGAACAACCATTCCAATTCCAACACACCATTCTCGAGTCGCCCGGGGACTCCCTTACATGGAATGTCGCCCCTCCACCTCCTTCGTGGACACGATCAACGTCACGACAACTCTAGCCCGGGTAATGTCGAAAGCCTTCAAAACACACGAAGGGCGGTTGCTAATTCCTCCAATCATGACGATTGGGATGACGTGGAGATGCAATCGTCGCGTGGAGGGCGTGACGTGGACGAATTCGATGTGAGAAAGGAATATGTTGATAGGGAACATAGGCTTCGATCAATGTCAATGGATGATGGCTTAAAAGGTAGGACGAATCAACATCATGATATTGATATTCAATCCAAAGAATTTTCATTCAACAAGGATGGGCCCTTTTGA